One stretch of Roseovarius mucosus DNA includes these proteins:
- a CDS encoding PqiC family protein, protein MKRFSALLLLAALTACTSAPEQRLTVPRAPVETKQRIAFGSVALREVSLPGYAAGEEIYFSDATGVLSTQPGLFWADDPGRAITLELSRHLAQITGARVAAEPWPFGGFPEAQVEVRVEEMLAQADGVFRLAGQYFVSSENGRARAQLFDLSVPVPDEAGITAIAAARGQAVRDLAVTIARDGLR, encoded by the coding sequence ATGAAGAGATTTTCCGCCCTGCTTTTGCTGGCCGCCCTCACCGCCTGCACCTCTGCTCCCGAACAGCGACTGACCGTGCCACGCGCGCCGGTTGAGACCAAGCAGCGCATCGCCTTTGGCTCGGTCGCGCTGCGCGAGGTGTCCTTGCCGGGATATGCCGCGGGTGAGGAAATCTATTTCTCGGATGCAACAGGTGTTCTGAGCACTCAACCCGGCCTCTTTTGGGCCGATGATCCGGGCCGCGCCATCACGTTGGAACTCAGCCGTCATCTGGCCCAAATCACCGGCGCGCGGGTGGCGGCAGAGCCTTGGCCCTTTGGTGGCTTTCCCGAGGCGCAGGTCGAGGTGCGGGTCGAAGAGATGCTGGCGCAAGCGGATGGCGTATTCCGGCTTGCCGGGCAGTATTTCGTGTCATCTGAGAATGGCCGCGCACGCGCGCAGCTTTTTGACCTGAGCGTGCCCGTACCGGACGAGGCAGGCATTACCGCCATCGCCGCAGCACGCGGTCAGGCCGTGCGGGATTTGGCGGTTACGATTGCACGCGACGGGCTGCGCTGA
- a CDS encoding SH3-like domain-containing protein, with product MAERVRVKALTPPGHVRAPWYLRGKQGVIERSLGAFRNPEQLAYGLTAEEKPLYRVRFAMRDIWGETAENPDDTLDAELYAHWLEQVDSHAP from the coding sequence ATGGCTGAGCGGGTGCGGGTCAAGGCGCTGACGCCGCCGGGTCATGTGCGCGCCCCGTGGTATCTGCGCGGCAAGCAGGGCGTGATCGAGCGATCCTTGGGGGCCTTTCGCAACCCCGAGCAACTGGCCTATGGCCTGACCGCCGAGGAAAAGCCGCTGTATCGCGTCCGTTTTGCCATGCGCGACATTTGGGGCGAAACGGCAGAGAACCCCGACGACACGCTCGATGCCGAACTCTACGCGCATTGGCTGGAACAGGTGGATAGCCATGCCCCATGA
- a CDS encoding flagellar motor switch protein FliG, with the protein MKTTTPLARLSTVAHGGVAAHLTRAQKAAIIVRFLINEGAEIALTDLPDVLQARLTTQMGSMRYVDRGTLADVVAEFAQELEGMGLTFPRGVAGALSALDGRISPQTAARLRKEAGVRQQGDPWEQVKHADLAALIPIVERESTEIAAVLLSKLDVARAADLLGKLPGELARRITYAVSQTGAVSPEAVDRIGLALAAELHDIPETAFAQGAVERVGAILNFSPAATRDDVLTGLDEADQDFANLVRRAIFTFVHIPERVKPTDIPRITREVDQAVLVTALAGAASGDLAPVAEFILSNMGKRMAEAMREEIQERGRVRLRDAEEAMTAVVNAVRTLEAAGEIAYVTPEEDQSA; encoded by the coding sequence ATGAAAACAACCACCCCTTTGGCCCGACTGAGCACCGTCGCCCATGGCGGGGTGGCTGCTCATCTGACGCGCGCGCAAAAGGCGGCGATCATCGTCAGGTTTCTGATCAACGAAGGGGCTGAAATCGCGCTGACCGACCTGCCGGACGTGTTGCAAGCGCGCCTCACCACACAGATGGGGTCGATGCGCTATGTCGACCGAGGAACGCTTGCGGATGTGGTCGCGGAATTCGCGCAGGAGTTGGAGGGGATGGGGCTGACCTTTCCGCGCGGCGTGGCCGGGGCGCTTAGCGCGCTCGATGGCCGGATCAGCCCGCAAACCGCTGCGCGCCTGCGCAAGGAGGCGGGCGTGCGCCAACAGGGCGACCCTTGGGAGCAGGTGAAACACGCCGATCTTGCCGCGCTCATCCCCATTGTCGAACGGGAAAGCACAGAGATTGCGGCCGTGCTCTTGTCCAAGCTCGACGTGGCGCGCGCGGCGGACCTTTTGGGCAAACTCCCCGGAGAATTGGCGCGGCGGATCACCTATGCGGTATCGCAGACCGGCGCGGTCAGCCCCGAGGCCGTTGACAGGATCGGTCTGGCACTTGCCGCGGAATTGCACGACATCCCCGAAACCGCCTTTGCCCAAGGGGCGGTCGAACGTGTGGGCGCAATACTCAACTTCTCGCCCGCCGCGACGCGCGATGACGTGCTGACAGGATTGGACGAAGCCGATCAAGACTTCGCAAACCTTGTGCGGCGCGCGATCTTTACCTTTGTGCATATTCCTGAGCGGGTGAAGCCCACGGATATCCCGCGCATCACGCGGGAAGTGGATCAGGCGGTTCTTGTCACGGCGCTTGCGGGGGCAGCCTCGGGCGATCTGGCGCCCGTGGCCGAGTTCATCCTCAGCAACATGGGCAAACGCATGGCAGAGGCCATGCGTGAGGAAATACAAGAGCGCGGCCGCGTACGCCTGCGCGATGCCGAAGAAGCGATGACCGCCGTGGTCAACGCCGTGCGCACCCTCGAAGCGGCGGGCGAGATCGCCTATGTGACCCCCGAAGAAGACCAGAGCGCGTGA
- the rnr gene encoding ribonuclease R: MSQMPSKVEILQWISDNPTLTAKRDIAKAFGIKGAARIDLKRLLKELEDEGHLEKRKKSYRDPDRLPPVSVLQITGQASDGELLARPLEWTGEGIEPVVLLIPRASDPAMGVGDRILARLQEVKGESHHYEARLIRRIGTNPRKVLGIFRKGAEGGRILPIDKGDGKEWHVAADATGGAQDGELVEAEQAGPAGRMGLPRARVLDRLGDPSAPKAVSLIAIHQHGIPDSFPDAVIAEADAMKPAGLKGREDMRDMPLITIDPWDARDHDDAVWAHADDDPKNEGGHVIWVAIADVAHYVRPGTALDHEARKRGNSSYFPDRVVPMLPDRLSGDLCSLHEGVPRACIAVRMQITATGEKIGHRFVRGLMRSAASLTYQQVQSAQDGAPDDKCAPLMDEVITPLYAAYAALEEARRRRQPLDLDLPERKVVLSDAGKVLSVNFTERLEAHKLIEECMVLANVAAAETLVARKSALLFRVHEEPSPEKLDALREVAATAGMVLAKGQVLKTAHLNALLHAARDTDHSEVINMSTLRAMTQAYYAPQNFGHFGLALQAYAHFTSPIRRYSDLVVHRALISAHGWGKDGLSHEEEAQLEETAQHISDTERRSMMAERDTNDRYLAAFLSERLGEEFTGRISGVVKFGVFVKLDETGADGLIPVRSLGREYFHFDREASTLMGSDTGLTIGLGQRVTVKLAEAAPVTGGIALELVSLDGETLPKGPRATRGKPPKRKLGSAKRKATVERRKAERKRR; encoded by the coding sequence ATGAGCCAGATGCCCAGCAAGGTCGAAATCCTGCAATGGATTTCGGACAACCCGACCCTCACCGCGAAACGCGATATCGCCAAGGCCTTTGGCATCAAGGGGGCTGCGCGGATCGACCTCAAGCGCCTGCTCAAGGAGCTCGAGGACGAAGGCCATCTGGAAAAGCGCAAGAAATCCTATCGTGACCCTGACCGGCTGCCACCTGTAAGCGTGTTGCAGATCACGGGGCAGGCCTCTGACGGAGAACTGCTTGCGCGGCCCTTGGAATGGACGGGTGAGGGAATAGAGCCTGTCGTGCTTCTTATTCCGCGCGCCTCTGACCCCGCGATGGGGGTAGGCGACCGCATCCTGGCGCGTCTGCAAGAGGTCAAGGGCGAAAGCCATCACTATGAGGCGCGGTTGATTCGCCGTATCGGCACCAACCCGCGAAAAGTGCTGGGAATTTTCCGCAAAGGGGCAGAGGGCGGGCGCATCCTGCCTATCGACAAGGGCGACGGCAAGGAATGGCACGTGGCCGCGGATGCCACAGGCGGCGCCCAGGATGGCGAGCTTGTCGAGGCGGAACAGGCGGGTCCTGCGGGCCGCATGGGCCTGCCGCGCGCGCGGGTTCTGGACCGGTTGGGCGATCCCTCGGCACCCAAGGCAGTTTCGCTTATCGCTATCCATCAGCACGGAATCCCCGACAGCTTTCCCGATGCCGTGATTGCAGAGGCGGATGCGATGAAACCTGCGGGCCTCAAGGGCCGTGAGGATATGCGTGATATGCCGCTGATCACGATTGATCCTTGGGATGCGCGCGACCATGACGATGCGGTCTGGGCCCATGCCGATGATGATCCCAAGAACGAAGGGGGGCATGTGATCTGGGTGGCGATTGCCGATGTGGCGCATTACGTGCGCCCCGGCACGGCGCTTGACCACGAGGCGCGCAAGCGCGGCAATTCGAGCTATTTCCCTGATCGCGTTGTGCCGATGCTACCCGACCGCCTATCTGGTGATTTGTGTTCGCTGCATGAGGGTGTGCCACGCGCCTGTATCGCGGTGCGGATGCAGATCACCGCGACCGGTGAAAAGATCGGGCATCGGTTTGTGCGCGGTCTTATGCGCTCTGCTGCGTCGCTGACGTATCAACAGGTTCAGTCGGCGCAGGATGGTGCGCCGGATGACAAATGCGCGCCCCTGATGGACGAGGTGATTACACCGCTCTATGCCGCCTATGCCGCATTAGAGGAGGCGCGGCGTCGTCGTCAGCCGCTCGACCTCGACCTGCCCGAGCGCAAGGTGGTCCTGAGTGACGCGGGCAAGGTTTTGTCGGTGAATTTCACCGAGCGACTGGAGGCCCATAAGCTGATCGAGGAATGTATGGTGTTGGCCAATGTGGCCGCCGCCGAAACGCTGGTGGCGCGCAAATCGGCGCTTTTGTTCCGGGTGCATGAGGAACCAAGCCCCGAAAAACTTGATGCCCTGCGCGAGGTAGCGGCGACGGCGGGGATGGTGCTTGCCAAGGGTCAGGTGCTGAAAACCGCACATCTTAACGCGCTGCTGCATGCAGCGCGCGATACGGATCATTCCGAGGTGATCAACATGTCCACCCTGCGCGCGATGACGCAGGCCTATTATGCGCCGCAAAACTTCGGACATTTCGGCCTTGCACTTCAGGCCTATGCGCATTTCACCTCGCCCATTCGGCGCTATTCCGATCTTGTGGTCCATCGGGCGCTGATTTCGGCGCATGGCTGGGGCAAAGATGGTCTGAGCCATGAGGAAGAAGCGCAGCTTGAGGAGACGGCGCAGCATATTTCCGACACCGAGCGCCGCTCGATGATGGCCGAGCGTGACACCAATGATCGCTATCTGGCGGCGTTTCTGTCGGAGCGATTGGGTGAGGAATTCACCGGGCGTATCAGCGGCGTCGTCAAATTCGGCGTGTTCGTGAAACTGGATGAAACCGGGGCGGATGGGTTGATCCCGGTCCGCTCATTGGGCCGGGAATATTTCCACTTCGACCGCGAAGCAAGCACGCTGATGGGGTCCGATACCGGGCTTACGATTGGCTTGGGGCAGCGCGTGACGGTCAAGCTGGCCGAGGCCGCGCCCGTGACAGGTGGCATTGCGCTTGAACTGGTTAGCCTTGATGGCGAGACCCTGCCCAAAGGCCCGCGCGCCACACGCGGCAAGCCGCCCAAACGCAAGCTTGGCAGCGCCAAGCGCAAGGCGACGGTCGAGAGGCGCAAGGCCGAGCGCAAGCGTCGGTAG
- a CDS encoding SH3-like domain-containing protein translates to MSDWDGRRWHDMGGQAAGPVPMDGHDFALWEKRIDALMVLCGEKGLFTVDGLRRALEDMGEDAFETYSYYERWIAAVNQNLLEAGAYSLEELAARMDAVAARGPTYAEAQDG, encoded by the coding sequence ATGAGTGATTGGGATGGACGCCGCTGGCACGACATGGGCGGACAGGCTGCCGGGCCTGTGCCGATGGACGGTCATGATTTTGCCCTTTGGGAAAAGCGCATTGATGCGCTGATGGTGCTCTGCGGGGAAAAGGGCCTGTTTACCGTTGACGGGCTGCGTCGCGCTCTTGAGGATATGGGCGAAGACGCGTTTGAGACGTATTCCTATTACGAACGCTGGATCGCTGCCGTGAACCAGAACCTGCTCGAGGCCGGTGCCTATTCGCTTGAGGAATTGGCGGCCCGGATGGATGCTGTTGCCGCGCGCGGTCCAACCTATGCCGAGGCGCAAGATGGCTGA